In a genomic window of Phragmites australis chromosome 14, lpPhrAust1.1, whole genome shotgun sequence:
- the LOC133891144 gene encoding uncharacterized protein LOC133891144, with protein sequence MGLLSPARISQLDYCLRYFNMTWRQGEGESNSNNHMEGDLMMQRAVMFTAVLMAILGGTLCVVGLERLIRGRSTLFSMVRFLLRFTFVLFLPLLSYMASHAEGKEGQLQFVLLWLLLIELVRKKVEVMVRSADGSFSRAADRFRPMGHSDEVTRLVWIGYLIYSSIIGQGSTLVMTMFSILWLLALAKLGQRVLNEWRAQESLAAAGSAHLISGYMQHVLEEEESQSGGGGSGSGASTDPMANCKYLVMGEEKLVLKKTGQQPNSKVLTTPHCGYGVGRFPHDQDEQKHVHLLIDVNKVKSLVTVNQIWSELKQTPAPLCCFSNRWRNFIDHLRFLCLSFSFFKLLRRRFEHYPMVEVGSKMARRLMLEGLLNNHEKEPDRNAINAFRVLQLELDFLDNYYQAGVPVVISAPWLFFVNFLMSLLFVSIYVFAVLVIVTLGADENLGRYIIIAMLLVITLLSIEITELLTVYLFSNWFLVHLLCLYTAPGSCLWNCLAKPIICSFIAFRFLVFNSFKLMLRLTGRQIKTTKIKIKQVSILQDCEPIKKLFAWASHVTLATEAKVAIVESLKGIDLGTGNVSLPHISGFNSRGKTATEIILACHLATELLDMAHGKRKKKKKKQQRQPEDCDRTVATTLSRFCMYLVARAPELLPDNEPWVSDRYEEVKSCLKEASRRCYCGAWGRQSWKAVMETNKEHLKNPTAWAGVKLFQQVRTEDSAAAWKNLAEFWVKLLIYLAPSNDVEGHANALASSGGDLITCLWAFCTHAGIRRQHEDDGNQV encoded by the coding sequence ATGGGTTTGCTGTCCCCTGCTAGGATTAGCCAGCTCGACTACTGTTTGAGGTATTTCAACATGACATGGCGCCAGGGCGAGGGCGAGTCCAACTCCAATAATCATATGGAGGGGGACTTGATGATGCAGCGTGCGGTGATGTTCACGGCGGTGCTCATGGCCATCCTGGGCGGCACCCTCTGCGTGGTCGGCCTCGAGCGCCTGATCCGCGGCCGGTCCACCCTCTTCTCCATGGTGCGCTTCCTGCTGCGCTTCACCTTCGTCCTCTTCCTCCCCCTCCTGTCCTACATGGCCTCCCACGCCGAGgggaaggaggggcagctcCAATTCGTGCTTCTGTGGTTGCTCCTCATAGAGCTCGTCCGCAAGAAGGTGGAGGTGATGGTGCGATCGGCCGACGGCTCCTTCTCCAGGGCCGCCGACCGGTTCAGGCCGATGGGTCACTCCGACGAGGTGACCCGCTTGGTGTGGATCGGCTACCTCATCTACTCCAGCATTATTGGACAGGGCTCAACTCTGGTGATGACCATGTTTTCCATCCTCTGGTTACTGGCCCTGGCGAAGCTGGGGCAGAGGGTGCTCAACGAATGGAGGGCCCAGGAGTCGTTGGCTGCCGCGGGCAGCGCTCACCTCATTTCAGGTTATATGCAGCATGtcctagaggaggaggagagccagagcggcggcggtggctcagGCTCTGGTGCTTCCACCGACCCCATGGCCAACTGCAAGTACTTGGTGATGGGGGAGGAGAAGCTCGTGCTCAAGAAGACCGGACAGCAGCCGAATTCCAAGGTACTCACGACCCCTCACTGTGGCTACGGTGTGGGGAGGTTTCCTCACGACCAAGACGAGCAAAAGCACGTCCATCTCCTCATCGACGTCAACAAGGTCAAGAGTTTGGTCACCGTGAATCAAATATGGTCGGAGCTAAAACAAACTCCGGCGCCATTGTGTTGCTTCAGCAACAGATGGCGAAACTTCATCGATCACCTGCGCTTCTTGtgcctctctttctctttcttcaagctgctgcGGCGCCGCTTCGAGCACTACCCCATGGTGGAGGTCGGCTCCAAAATGGCGCGGAGGCTGATGCTCGAGGGCCTACTCAACAACCATGAGAAGGAACCCGACCGCAACGCCATTAATGCATTCAGAGTGCTTCAGCTGGAGCTCGACTTCCTTGATAACTACTACCAGGCTGGCGTCCCGGTTGTGATATCGGCTCCTTGGCTTTTCTTCGTCAACTTTCTCATGTCCCTCCTCTTTGTTTCGATATACGTCTTCGCCGTTCTGGTGATAGTCACACTCGGCGCCGATGAAAATTTAGGCAGATACATCATCATTGCCATGTTGCTTGTGATCACCCTCCTTTCCATTGAAATCACTGAGCTCCTCACCGTATACTTGTTCTCCAATTGGTTTCTAGTGCACCTGCTATGCTTATACACTGCCCCGGGGAGCTGCCTGTGGAACTGCCTGGCCAAGCCAATCATTTGCTCCTTCATTGCATTCCGCTTTTTGGTATTTAATTCATTCAAGCTTATGCTTAGACTTACCGGAAGGCAAATTAAGACAAcaaagatcaagatcaagcagGTATCCATTCTCCAAGATTGTGAGCCAATTAAGAAATTGTTTGCATGGGCATCTCACGTGACACTGGCAACTGAAGCCAAGGTAGCCATTGTCGAGTCCTTGAAGGGTATCGACCTGGGCACCGGCAATGTCAGCCTGCCCCACATAAGTGGCTTCAATAGCCGTGGAAAAACTGCTACCGAGATCATCCTGGCGTGTCACCTAGCCACGGAGCTACTGGACATGGCGCATGGCAagcgaaagaagaagaagaagaagcagcagcggcagccCGAAGACTGCGACCGGACTGTCGCGACTACCCTGTCAAGGTTCTGCATGTACCTCGTGGCGCGCGCGCCCGAGCTGCTGCCGGACAACGAACCATGGGTGTCCGACAGGTACGAGGAGGTGAAGAGCTGCCTGAAGGAAGCGTCGCGCCGATGCTACTGCGGCGCGTGGGGGCGCCAGTCCTGGAAGGCGGTGATGGAGACGAACAAGGAGCATCTCAAGAACCCAACGGCATGGGCCGGCGTGAAGCTGTTCCAGCAGGTGCGCACAGAGGACTCTGCAGCTGCCTGGAAGAATCTGGCCGAGTTCTGGGTCAAGCTGCTCATCTACCTGGCGCCGTCCAACGACGTGGAAGGCCATGCCAACGCGCTGGCCTCCTCAGGTGGCGACCTCATCACCTGCCTCTGGGCCTTCTGCACGCACGCGGGCATCAGGCGCCAGCATGAGGACGACGGCAATCAGGTGTAG
- the LOC133891759 gene encoding uncharacterized protein LOC133891759, whose protein sequence is MRKLTSLYKKATGKATDASDGSGKRPRGRPPGRPRGGGRGGGGPSIPAVEEETESPLGAAESESDSPIPTAATQSGDEEEQVEEEQVDQGVALALLLLVCGCVVLLASRGDRCQWLDARSFDQMGRRTG, encoded by the exons ATGAGGAAGTTGACGTCGCTATACAAAAAGGCGACGGGGAAAGCCACGGATGCAAGTGACGGGTCCGGAAAGAGACCCCGGGGAAGACCTCCAGGAAGgccgagaggcggaggcaggggtggaggaggtccttctatacctgctgttgaggaggagactgagtcgcctctaggtgcggctgagtctgagtctgactcgcctatacctacggctgcgactcagtctggggatgaggaggagcaggtagaggaggagcaggttgaccagggggtagctctagctctacttcttctcgtgtgtggctgcgtggtccttctagcctcccgaggcgaccggtgccaatggctagacgcccgctcattcgaccagatggggagaa gaactggctga